TTTCCCCAATTGCAAATTCATTAATTATTAGATTATTTATTATCTTTTCAACGACTTTAGGATTTGATTTTTGGAATAATTCAGACCAATTCACAAGCATTGGATCGTGGTTTTCAGCACCTTCTGCGAGTTTTTTTAAGCCACTTTTTGCTGGTTCCTTAGATAATTTAGACAATGTCCACAACAACTTTGCCAATTGATCGATATCTGCATGCCTAACTACATTTGTCACCAATTTTGCACTTTGTCTTAACATCATGTTTTTCATTGAATCTATTACAGCCATTTTATACACCTCCATTTTCTTTTGCTAAACATATAATTATCTTTTTAAATGTTTCCCTGATTTCATCATCTGGAAACTCTACACCCACTGCCCTATAAATAACTAACCCATCAAACATTGCTTGTAACATCAAAGCTTTAGTCTTTGACTTAAATATTCTCTCAAAGTTACTTAATATCTTTCCATAATAATCTTTAAAAGTTTGTGTCAATATCTTCATCATATTGTTATCGTGAGTAGAATTTATTAAAATTTCAAATAACCTCATTAATTCATTAGCAGGGAAGTTCGATAAAACCTCTGAATAAAGGTCTGAATATATTTCAGCACTTTTTTCAACACAATTGTTTGGTGTTTCAGACTCTTTTTCTTCAAAAAACATTTGTATTTTTTCCAATAAGGCACTGAAAGCTGCGACAATTAATGCGTTTTTATTCTTATAATAGTTATAAAGAGATCCTTTTGATAAGTCACATGAAAAAGCTACATCTTCCATTGTAAAATTCGAAAGTCCTTTTTCATTTATAAGTTCAAGAGTTTTCTCCGCTATATATTTTTTCTTTTTATTTTTATCTAATGTTTTCATTTATTTTTATAATTCCTCCTTAACTTGACTGACCGTTCAGTCATTTTAATTATAAACTATTTTTTGTAATTTTTCAAATATGATAAATTTTGTCAAATTTTAGTCTGTTCAATTTATATTTATTCTTATATCTAATATTAATAAACTTTCTAAAGGACAAAGAAATTAAGATATATAAGTCGTATTTTTGAATTCGATAAATAACGTTTTATTTACTT
This genomic interval from Petrotoga sp. 9PWA.NaAc.5.4 contains the following:
- a CDS encoding TetR/AcrR family transcriptional regulator; amino-acid sequence: MKTLDKNKKKKYIAEKTLELINEKGLSNFTMEDVAFSCDLSKGSLYNYYKNKNALIVAAFSALLEKIQMFFEEKESETPNNCVEKSAEIYSDLYSEVLSNFPANELMRLFEILINSTHDNNMMKILTQTFKDYYGKILSNFERIFKSKTKALMLQAMFDGLVIYRAVGVEFPDDEIRETFKKIIICLAKENGGV